Proteins co-encoded in one Heterodontus francisci isolate sHetFra1 unplaced genomic scaffold, sHetFra1.hap1 HAP1_SCAFFOLD_209, whole genome shotgun sequence genomic window:
- the LOC137360544 gene encoding probable G-protein coupled receptor 139 yields the protein MHRPFDITEKIYYPILAIIGVPVNLLAIVILSRGKCGLSTCTTRYLVSMAIADLMVIITEVVLYRTIYYYFPGSFLDITPVCSVNVVLLCAATDCSVWFTVTFSFDRFVAICCQKLKTKYCTEKTATVILATTCILLCLENVPMYFALEPGEIINNAPWLCYPKSSYFTEPGWVGFDWFDKVLTPLLPFALILLLNALTVRHILVACQVRKGLRGQSKGENRSDPEMESRRKSVILLVTISGSFILLWLVYVMDFIYHNIPGTDNGDYNNSKFIFRRVGLMLMNLSCCTNTFIYGATQSKFREQLKSAVKYPVTSFIQLMNKQNN from the exons ATGCATCGACCATTTGACATTACTGAGAAAATATATTATCCGATCCTTGCCATCATcggcgttcctg ttaatttactggcgattgtgatcctgtcccggggaaagtgcggactctccacctgtaccactcgctacctggtgtccatggcaaTAGCAGATCtaatggtcattatcactgaggttgtACTGTACCGGACgatttattattatttcccaggttctttcctggacatcacccctgtgtgtagtgttaatgtCGTCCTGCTCTGTGCAGCCACTGACTGTtcagtctggttcaccgtcactttctcctttgatcgatttgtggccatttgttgccagaagctgaaaactaaatattgcaccgagaaaacagcgactgtgattcttgcaacaacctgcattctgctctgtttagaaaatgttcccatgtattttgcactcgaacctggagagataatcaacAATGCACCGTGGCTCTGTTATCCAAAGTCAAGCTATttcactgagcccggatgggtgggatttgactggtttgacaaagttttaaccccattgctcccattcgctttaattctgttgctcaacgcactgacagtcagacacattttagtggcctgcCAAgtacgtaagggactgaggggtcagagcaagggagagaatcgtagtgacccagagatggagagcagaaggaagtctgtgattttactcgtcACCATTTCCGGCAGCtttatacttctgtggttggtgtatgttatggaCTTCATATACCATAACATTCCGGGAACAGATAACGGTGATTACAATAATTCTAAATTTATATTTCGGCGAGTCGGATTgatgctgatgaatttaagttgctgcacaaacacatttatttatggggcaactcagtccaagttcagagaacagctcaagagtgcagtgaaatatccggttacatcatttattcaattaatgaataaacaaaacaactga